The following is a genomic window from Vitis vinifera cultivar Pinot Noir 40024 chromosome 6, ASM3070453v1.
CCGAGCTGGAATGCTTGAAAAAGCCATGGATCTCATAAACAAGATGCCATTCCCTGCAGGTGCAACTATATGGCGGACACTTTTGGCAGCTTGCCGTGTTCACCTAAATGTACAGCTAGGGGAACTTGCAGCAGAAAAGCTAATTTCACTTCAGCCTCAAGACTCAGCTGCATATGTCCTGCTATCTAATATATATGCAACAGCAGGAAATTGGCAAGAGAGAGCTAAAGTCCGAAAGTTAATGGATATGAAAAAGGTAAAGAAAGAAGCTGGGTATAGCTGGATTGAAGTCAAGAACAAAACCTTCTCATTCATGGCTGGTGATCTTTCACACCCACAATCAGATCGCATTTATTTGAAGCTTGAAGAATTGAGTATCCGGTTAAAGGATGCAGGATATTACCCAGATACAAAGTATGTACTTCATGATGTTGAGGAGGAACACAAGGAAGTTATTCTTTCCCAGCATAGTGAGCGACTGGCTATTGCTTTTGGATTGATTGCCACACCTCCAGGAACTCCTATTCAGATTGTGAAGAACCTTAGAGTATGTGGTGATTGCCATACCGTTATCAAGTTAATATCAAAGATTGAAGGGCGGGATATTGTTGTCAGGGATTCAAATCGTTTCCACCATTTCAAGGGAGGTTCTTGTTCGTGTGGGGACTACTGGTGACTCCAGTATATCAGTGAGAAATGGCAAGGATCCCTATGATTTTCATGGTTAAATTTTCATTCAGAATGACAAACTGCAGGGGTTAGCACTAGAGTTGCAAATCCTATATATGGAGGAGTCATGTCTAGATCACCAAGCAGCTCTTGTGATGTATCAATTTTGGCTGAATTACTGCAGTGAGTATGAACCTGATGGTTGTTGACATAGAAGAAAAAACTTCAccaagattttgaaaattttagaggGTAATTTAATCACTAGAAAGGCATTGAATATTCTTTTTGAGTTGAGTTTCTGCATAAATATGAACTTGATGTATGATACTAAATTACTAATATTATACATTGTAATTGTAGttcaatttgaattatttaattaatacaatttcaataaatttaaataattgaattattagtttaattttagttaaatTATAGTAATTGAATGTTTAATTTCATTTGCATACATAGTTCAGTTTCAATTACTTATAAATTACAATTGTAGTTCAattgatattatttaataatataatttgaataaatttaaataatttaaattagtagtttagttttaatttttgttgCATATTAGTGGTCATTTGTATGTTcgatttcatttgtattcataGTTCAATTTCTATTTCGATTAGTATATCATGAATTATAATTGTAGTCATGACTCATCCATTTTTGAACAACCTCCCTTGTTTCCTCGAGAATGGAATGCAAAAGATCAAATTGAGATTGtgtttttttcctcctttcccattttctttctctttgtaGGATCCATGAAAGGATGCTACGAAACATAGTCCTTTTCAAGTCACGTCTTCACCTAGGATAGTTGGtgtgaaaatacaaaaattgaaaagttgTTGGGTTCCCATATAATTTGGCAATATCAACAATCTAATCAAGGTTGCAATCATAATCTTTCTTTTTCCctattatgtgttttttttatagtcACAATATTTGTTATATCTTCTCTACTAGTGTCCACATCCATAGGGACATGGTTCACTTCCTCCTTGTCATCCATAACACCCTTAAACTTGTCATATATTGAATCATAGTCCACACCAATATCTTTTCCCTTTGTACTTGATTGTAGAAATTGTGTATTGCGGCTTATTTTACCTTGTAATCTGAAATCACATATATACTACATAATAAGAAAACATAGTGTCTTTTTGTGCCCAATATGGATATATAAAGATTCTTCCCCCTTCAATCAAATAAGAAAGGTATTGTTAAATAATTTCTGGTATTTTAACTCTCGActctttttaacaaaaaaaatatatagtcaTTCACTAAAAGATTGGTTACGTTGTAATTCATTTAATGTTACAAGTAATttgcaaatgattcaacttgaGTTGagtataactaaaaataataataataataataaggataatATAATGTTTCcataaataattatacataaatTTAACCTACTTCAAGTTCAGCTTAACAATGGCAAAGTTTTGGTATATAACCAAAAAAGACAACTTCATATTATGTCAAAACCATATATTTACATCTGTGTTCAAAACAAATATGGAAACAATATCAAAACTATCATAAAATTCTGTAGTTAGGTTTTATTACTTACCATCATTTGTTCTTACCATAGAATTTTATGAGAAGAGGCAGGCCCCTCACTGTCTCCCTGAGAATCTGCCTCAGGCCTGAAGAGGGGACGATGGGTCCGAGAATCAGAAAACTCAGGAATAGGGTGAGCCATTCAGCATCCTCATTCACCTGGCAGTAAATGTGCTTCATCTCACAATTTGGTAGATCCATTCATGAGGTTCCCAACACTCAAGTCGGCCTCATCTTCCTTTGGACCTTTCCTAACATGCTCCATAGCTGACAGGATGTCTGATTCATCTATCCTTCTCTGGAGGCCTTCATCCCAGGCTAGCTTTCGGACACAGGCAATGACCCTTTAgctgagaaataaaaaaaagaaggaaaaaaagtcAATATTAACAGAGAGCCCATGATCTGCTGGCTATTTTTGTCTCTCTTCATCCCCCAGCACACGTATACTCTTCTGGGAATTTCTCATGGTATTATAAGCAAATAGAGGCAAAATGATATGATCCCAGTCGTAACCCATATGGAAGGTGTTTGAAGCAAATGAAAGGTTTAGATTAATCAAAAGATCATGGTATAATTGGTTGAATTAATTTTTCCTCTTAACCCTGTTGCAGTTCTGTATACACAATAGGATCATTAGATAAAGCTTAAGTTAGCAGGTCGGTTGTAAAAGGATTGATCCCTCTATTTTTGAGTTTGTTATTGGCACTAATCCCGGTTTATTGATTGATAATTGAATAGCCTGGACTTCTTAATCCATGTTTACTTACAAACTTAATTTTGATGGTTCCAGGGATTCATATGGTAGTGCTTCTGGTTGGGTTATTCATGGTATTAATGATGTTATTAAAGTTGCATTTACTTTCTTGGAACTATTTCTATTTTGGTGGCTGAATATACAGCCCTGTGGGATATAGGCTTTTAGTTGCCTTGTGAAATGGCATTTTAAAGTAGGAGATTAAGGGTGATTTGCAGATTATTATTCATGTAGTTAAATAGTATTATGACCACACTGTTGTATTTGCATGTTAATTTAGGATATTAGACTTAATTTTGGATATGAGAGGCTTTGAGACCATAGTTTCATCCTGATGTTTTTAGTATCTGTAAGGAAGATATGAGAGATGTCTGATTGTGTTGATGATGTGAAGTTTCTGATTCAAATGaacaatgttttatttttatggaggAAGATAGACCAGAAGTTAAAAGCAAACTTGAATTCATCTCAAAATCTGAAATACATTTTTCCGTTTGAACATGGAATCGCACTTGGAATTAACTGCTGTTCCCCACACCTCAATTCCTTATCACCAGAGTGACCTCAGGGTTTCATTCTGAAATACATATGCTGTAGAACACTCATTCCTACGTAGAGAGGACATTGAGACCGATAGGACTTCTGACCTTATGGATGCCATTGCTCCATGTCAAAGCCCCAAAAACAAAGCTTCCATTACTATTCTTGAAAGGCATGAGATCCACCCTAAAAGACATCTTCTCTCCAGCCTTTGTAAATTTTAGCTTGTTAGGTGTTACTGTAACTTTAACACCTGCTGGGTAATCTACATATGCATAGTAGACTGTGGGGCCATGACCACAATAGGTAACCACTCGGTGCACAGATAAACTTCCATTCAAGTTGGAAACACCAAATGAAGGGTAATTGAAGTTGTAAGAGGGTGGAGGGTTCTTGCAGTAAACATGCTTCTCTGTGAGGTTTTTGAGTTGTGCAGGGCTTGCACCAGTACTGCAGAGAAAATTGATAACTTCATTGAAACCAAAATCATATATTAGTCCAGGATTCAATGCAGCAACAAGGTTTATGTGTCCAGATCCATAGTCAAAAGGCGTGGTCGGGGTGCCATCTGGATCTTTTCTGATGGTGCTTTGCATGTTATCTAGGACAGTAGCTGATCAGTAAAATTATAGATGTTAGAAAAGATcagaaaaataatgatattctGTTGAATTATGGTTGAATGTAATATAATGATCACAATTCAAATCTTCCTGCAAGAAACAGCTAACCTGTTGTCATCATTGCAGATTTTATTGCAGCTGAGCTCCAAGAAGGGTTGTAGGATTTCAAAATTGCAGCCACTGCTGATATGTGTGGGCAAGACATGGACGTTCCGGAGATTATGTTATAGTCTACTGACCGATCCCCAGTGCTTGCAGTTGCTACCGGAGACCATGCTGCCAGAATATTCACTCCAGGTCCTGTTATATCCGGCTGCATAGATATTTGCATTGTGAGGTAGAAATACTAGAGTTACAATCTCAATTTATCCCAAAATTGTAGCAGAAATATGCCAGTAGCATAGGATTTCTTTTTAGTATTTTGGATGCATTTATGGAAAGAAGTAGTTGcaaatttatgattttctaATAGAACCTACTTTAAGAATCTCTGGACTTATAATGTTTGGACCCATGGAAGAAAATACAGCCATCCTTGGTGCAGGTTTAATATTTAGAAGAGTTATTGTTGTGGAGATTGTAGCAACAGGATTCCTGTAATAAAAGAAGAATTTGCGACTACGTTAGAACTATATTgcttttttaaatatgaaagtatgaatttcttttcatcttcatctttCGTTTCATTCATATTATGTTTCTCAGAGCATTTGCTCTGGCAAGTAACAAATTTGAGAGTAAATTGAGCTTTGGAACTTACTTTGCTGTTGCCATGTATGCTTGAAGCTCTTTTGCCTCTTCTGGAACCATGAGGGCACCTGGGATTGCAAATTGAAAACCAACACCTTTGGCAAATTGATCAATTAGTATCATCCCCACACCACCACCTTGCTTCACAAACTCACTTTTCTCTCTCCGGCTTTCATTTATTACCTCGATCATGCACACCACAATCTTTCCTTTTATCAACGTTGGATCTAGAGTACTGTTCTTGCAAAAACTagaagagagaaggaaagaaacaaaaacttttagaaCTGGTGGCATTAGGTGCAGGTGCTAGGTCTAATTGTTCATTATGGACTCAAACAGATGGTATACCCAAAGCCAGTGCCCTTCTGTCTGATCATGGACACCAAATTGTAAGTCATTTCTGGTATGGGATTCTTGAAATTTTCCTCTTGGATGTAATTCATTAGCTTGGATTTGGAAATGAATTTAGAAATAAGAAAACTACTTGGTGATGCATCATTTGGAGTTTTCCCATGAAAAGTAAAAGATACCTGGCATTCTTTGAAGGAACTCCAGGGGCAGCGGCTGCACTCCCAGCTATTAAACCATAAAAGGTTTTCATCTCAAGAGGGTTTAAGGAGAAACCCTGAAAATAAGAATCCCCATCTTAGTTACTCTCTGGTTTCTCCAGAAGTGTGCAAAAGCATAATTGCAGATATTacctttaatatttttgaatttccaAGATGTATGTATGTGTTGAAATCTCT
Proteins encoded in this region:
- the LOC100251004 gene encoding subtilisin-like serine-protease S gives rise to the protein MMVSLVFNLLFLFSFAFLQGAIADRKHYIVYMGDHSYPDSESVVAANHEMLASVIGSVDREQAVALHHYSKSFRGFSAMLTPEQAQKLAESDSVISVFRSRMNRVHTTHSWDFLGIDSIPRYNQLPMDSNSNVIIGVIDTGVWPESESFNDEGLGHVPKKFKGECVNGENFTSANCNRKIVGARFYLKGFEAENGPLESIGGVFFRSPRDSDGHGTHTASTIAGSEVANASLFGMARGTARGGAPGARLAIYKACWFNLCSDADILSAVDDAIHDGVDILSLSLGPDPPQPIYFEDAVSVGSFHAFQHGILVSASAGNSAFPKTACNVAPWILTVAASTIDRDFNTYIHLGNSKILKGFSLNPLEMKTFYGLIAGSAAAAPGVPSKNASFCKNSTLDPTLIKGKIVVCMIEVINESRREKSEFVKQGGGVGMILIDQFAKGVGFQFAIPGALMVPEEAKELQAYMATAKNPVATISTTITLLNIKPAPRMAVFSSMGPNIISPEILKPDITGPGVNILAAWSPVATASTGDRSVDYNIISGTSMSCPHISAVAAILKSYNPSWSSAAIKSAMMTTATVLDNMQSTIRKDPDGTPTTPFDYGSGHINLVAALNPGLIYDFGFNEVINFLCSTGASPAQLKNLTEKHVYCKNPPPSYNFNYPSFGVSNLNGSLSVHRVVTYCGHGPTVYYAYVDYPAGVKVTVTPNKLKFTKAGEKMSFRVDLMPFKNSNGSFVFGALTWSNGIHKVRSPIGLNVLST